A section of the Bradyrhizobium oligotrophicum S58 genome encodes:
- a CDS encoding photosystem reaction center subunit H, which yields MVAVKTRAFTILCEFEHAQTELIGKAVALSDGKAGTVEQVYLDELHGLRITISGHDGRWPVSTIKFTQS from the coding sequence ATGGTTGCCGTCAAGACGCGAGCCTTCACCATCCTGTGCGAGTTCGAACATGCCCAGACGGAGCTGATCGGGAAGGCCGTGGCCTTGAGCGACGGCAAGGCCGGAACCGTGGAGCAGGTCTATCTCGACGAGCTGCACGGCCTGCGCATCACGATCAGCGGTCATGACGGGCGCTGGCCGGTGTCGACGATCAAGTTCACGCAATCCTGA
- a CDS encoding NUDIX hydrolase, whose translation MKYKQFAALPFRVEASELSILLITTRRKRRWSVPKGSPMLCKRPHRVAAIEAYEEAGLRGKIGRQALGRFKHSKRKGKRRILCEVALYPLQVKKQHGRFPERGQRKLIWLPASQAARRVHRGKLRRLIESFARVHAKRH comes from the coding sequence ATGAAGTACAAGCAGTTTGCCGCGCTGCCCTTTCGCGTCGAGGCGTCCGAGCTCAGCATCCTCCTGATCACGACGCGGCGAAAGCGGCGGTGGTCGGTGCCGAAGGGATCACCGATGCTGTGCAAGCGGCCGCATCGGGTCGCGGCCATCGAGGCCTATGAGGAGGCCGGATTGCGCGGCAAGATCGGCCGCCAGGCGCTCGGCCGTTTCAAGCACAGCAAGCGCAAGGGCAAGCGCAGGATCCTGTGCGAGGTCGCGCTCTACCCGCTCCAGGTGAAGAAGCAGCACGGGCGATTTCCCGAGCGCGGCCAGCGCAAGCTGATCTGGCTGCCGGCATCTCAGGCTGCGCGGCGCGTGCATCGGGGCAAGCTGCGGCGGCTGATCGAAAGCTTCGCCAGAGTGCACGCCAAGCGGCACTGA
- a CDS encoding tannase/feruloyl esterase family alpha/beta hydrolase, with translation MQIRLTALAALVLSASAMASAHAEDFKASCAALAQGFSGSGRVVTAEFVAAGGVQLAPPAPAGVTAPVPDHCLIRGKINERTGIDGKPYAIGYELRLPATWNGKFVFQGGGGVDGVLRPALGLLTGTTPPNALSNGYAAASTDSGHLEEPGPLGPYLFGLDPQARRDKGYSSIPPVAAAAKAAAEKLYGTAPRRSYFAGCSNGGRQAMAVTQRFPELFDGVIAGAPAYRVPLAGIDVIAQEQALLAIAPPGADGKADVGSALTDDDLKLVADGVTAACDGADGAKDGMVQDVMACRFDPAVLACKEGESAQCLSAPKLRAVKLMFDGSRNAMGGLIYARWPYDPGLAAPGWRAWKLGTPKSSPPNARNLTLIAGGVPYDFMSPPETPTDLVAWVRNFDVDRDVPKVMKGADGFDAGMEYEAATSTDLDTFKAKGGKMLFYHGTADPIFSALDTIDYVDQLKKKYADADRFARLFLVPGMNHCGGGPATDQFDLLTALDTWVEGMAAAPETIRATARRAPDVPWPGRTRDLCAFPKVQTYKGSGNLEDAANFACR, from the coding sequence ATGCAGATCCGGTTGACGGCGCTGGCCGCGTTGGTGTTGAGCGCGTCGGCGATGGCATCCGCCCATGCCGAGGATTTCAAGGCGAGCTGCGCCGCGCTGGCGCAAGGCTTCTCCGGCAGCGGCCGTGTCGTGACGGCGGAGTTCGTCGCCGCCGGTGGCGTACAACTGGCACCGCCGGCGCCGGCCGGCGTGACCGCGCCCGTGCCGGATCACTGCCTGATCCGCGGCAAGATCAACGAGCGCACCGGCATCGACGGCAAGCCCTATGCGATCGGCTATGAGCTGCGGCTTCCCGCGACGTGGAATGGCAAGTTCGTCTTCCAGGGTGGCGGTGGCGTCGATGGCGTGCTGCGTCCGGCGCTCGGCCTGCTGACAGGCACCACGCCGCCCAATGCGCTGTCCAACGGCTACGCTGCGGCTTCCACCGATTCCGGCCATCTCGAAGAGCCGGGGCCGCTCGGGCCGTATCTGTTCGGCCTCGATCCGCAGGCGCGGCGCGACAAGGGCTATAGCTCGATTCCGCCGGTTGCGGCAGCGGCCAAGGCCGCCGCCGAGAAGCTCTATGGCACCGCGCCGCGCCGCTCCTATTTTGCGGGCTGCTCCAATGGCGGGCGCCAGGCGATGGCGGTGACGCAGCGTTTTCCGGAGCTGTTCGACGGCGTCATCGCCGGCGCGCCCGCCTATCGCGTACCGCTCGCCGGCATCGACGTGATCGCGCAGGAGCAGGCGCTGCTGGCGATCGCGCCGCCCGGCGCCGACGGCAAGGCCGATGTCGGCAGCGCGTTGACGGATGATGATCTGAAGCTCGTCGCCGACGGCGTCACTGCCGCGTGCGATGGCGCCGACGGCGCCAAGGACGGAATGGTGCAGGATGTGATGGCCTGTCGTTTCGATCCTGCCGTGCTGGCTTGCAAGGAGGGCGAAAGCGCGCAATGCCTCTCGGCGCCCAAGCTCAGGGCCGTCAAGCTGATGTTCGACGGCAGCCGCAATGCGATGGGCGGGCTGATCTATGCACGCTGGCCCTACGATCCCGGCCTCGCCGCGCCGGGCTGGCGCGCCTGGAAGCTCGGCACGCCCAAATCGAGTCCGCCCAACGCGCGCAATCTCACGCTGATCGCCGGCGGCGTCCCCTATGATTTCATGAGCCCGCCGGAGACGCCGACTGATCTTGTCGCCTGGGTGCGCAATTTCGATGTCGACCGCGACGTGCCCAAGGTGATGAAGGGCGCCGATGGATTCGACGCCGGCATGGAATATGAGGCGGCGACCTCTACCGATCTCGACACCTTCAAAGCGAAGGGCGGCAAGATGCTGTTCTATCATGGCACGGCCGACCCGATCTTCTCGGCGCTGGATACGATCGACTATGTCGACCAGCTCAAGAAGAAATATGCCGACGCCGACCGCTTCGCGCGGCTGTTCCTGGTTCCCGGCATGAACCATTGCGGCGGCGGACCGGCGACCGATCAGTTCGACCTGCTGACCGCGCTCGACACATGGGTCGAGGGCATGGCGGCGGCGCCGGAGACGATCCGCGCCACGGCACGGCGCGCGCCCGACGTGCCGTGGCCGGGCCGCACGCGGGACCTCTGCGCGTTCCCGAAGGTTCAGACCTACAAGGGCAGCGGCAACCTCGAGGATGCCGCGAATTTCGCGTGCCGGTGA
- a CDS encoding ANTAR domain-containing response regulator, with product MTFRLLQNFKGGRALVITRRAGWETTLETTLAKLGVACEYPEIVDGRARIDVGTLLPERDILFVDGDLEGAVAIEVNPASKLPPVPVIGLVGVEAPSRLKALVNLGATSFLRKPVHGGAVYTALFLGINQFLLRTEMYEKLQDLESRRRGRRAVIRAVVALMQETGLNDDDAYSALRRDSMRARQSLELYCEEFLKRRARPPDTPDRTRSVTLQGGNKQAM from the coding sequence ATGACCTTCCGACTGCTGCAGAATTTCAAAGGCGGCCGCGCGCTGGTGATCACACGGCGGGCAGGGTGGGAGACCACCTTGGAGACGACGCTCGCGAAGCTCGGTGTCGCCTGCGAGTACCCCGAGATCGTCGACGGCCGTGCCCGGATCGATGTCGGCACATTGTTGCCGGAGCGCGACATCCTGTTCGTCGACGGCGATCTGGAAGGCGCCGTTGCGATCGAGGTCAACCCCGCATCGAAACTGCCGCCCGTGCCGGTGATCGGCCTGGTTGGTGTCGAGGCGCCGAGCCGGCTCAAGGCGCTGGTCAATCTCGGCGCCACCTCGTTCCTGCGCAAGCCGGTACATGGCGGCGCCGTCTACACCGCGCTGTTCCTCGGCATCAACCAGTTCCTGCTGCGCACCGAGATGTACGAGAAGCTGCAGGATCTCGAGAGCCGCCGCCGCGGCCGCCGCGCGGTGATCCGCGCCGTCGTGGCTCTGATGCAGGAGACCGGCCTCAACGATGACGACGCCTATTCCGCGCTTCGCCGCGACAGCATGCGGGCGCGGCAGAGCCTGGAGCTCTACTGCGAGGAGTTCCTGAAGAGACGGGCGAGGCCGCCCGATACGCCGGACCGCACGCGCAGCGTCACGCTGCAAGGCGGCAACAAGCAAGCGATGTAG
- a CDS encoding transporter substrate-binding domain-containing protein, which produces MTRTTFRIGVMFSTTGSYSVVARSMLNGAQLALAEVNAADGPITLEPVVVNPSGDLAQYRALARELLSSGIRQVVGCYTSSSRKEVIPCFEKFDGLLWYPSHYEGFESSDNVIYTGAAPNQHVLPLVDFLASRTGKRAFCVGSNYIWAWENNRIFREALSARGGVVLSERYLSIGDTEFDQVIAAILDQRPNFVFNNLIGTSAYAFFRAFRAACRAAGIDQAKEIPVASCTLSEPELQEIGAEAVDGHLSSSVYFSSLSSSENAAFMQAYSNAFPNGPVVSADAEASYIAVKLLAATLAQAGSDESRLVRCAVANQRLLAPQGEVRIDPQTFHAWLTPRIGRSCADGQFELLLEARQPIAPDPYLVQSSPRFATAMRPPLLRMVKS; this is translated from the coding sequence ATGACACGGACGACGTTTCGCATCGGGGTGATGTTCTCGACGACCGGCTCGTACAGCGTCGTCGCACGCTCGATGCTGAACGGCGCGCAGCTCGCGCTTGCCGAGGTCAACGCCGCCGACGGCCCGATCACGCTGGAGCCGGTCGTGGTGAACCCGTCCGGCGATCTCGCGCAATATCGCGCACTGGCGCGGGAGCTGTTGAGCTCCGGCATCCGCCAGGTGGTCGGCTGCTACACCTCGTCGAGCCGCAAGGAGGTCATTCCCTGCTTCGAGAAGTTCGATGGGCTGCTCTGGTATCCGTCGCACTATGAGGGTTTCGAGAGCTCGGACAACGTCATCTATACGGGGGCTGCGCCGAACCAGCATGTGCTGCCGCTGGTGGATTTTCTGGCGTCGCGGACCGGCAAGCGGGCTTTTTGCGTCGGCTCGAACTACATCTGGGCCTGGGAGAACAACCGCATCTTCCGCGAGGCGCTCAGCGCGCGGGGCGGGGTGGTGCTGTCCGAACGCTATCTGTCGATCGGCGATACCGAGTTCGACCAGGTGATCGCGGCGATTCTCGACCAGCGCCCGAATTTCGTCTTCAACAATCTGATCGGCACCAGCGCCTATGCCTTCTTCCGCGCCTTCCGCGCCGCCTGTCGCGCCGCCGGAATAGACCAGGCCAAGGAGATTCCCGTCGCGAGCTGCACGCTGTCGGAGCCGGAGCTGCAGGAAATCGGCGCCGAAGCGGTCGACGGACACCTGTCGTCAAGCGTGTACTTCTCCTCATTGAGCTCTTCCGAGAATGCGGCCTTCATGCAGGCCTACAGCAACGCCTTCCCGAATGGTCCGGTCGTCTCGGCCGATGCGGAGGCGTCCTACATCGCGGTGAAGCTGCTCGCCGCGACGCTGGCGCAGGCCGGCAGCGACGAGTCGAGGCTGGTCCGCTGCGCCGTCGCCAATCAGCGCCTGCTGGCGCCGCAGGGCGAGGTGCGTATCGATCCGCAAACCTTCCACGCCTGGCTGACGCCTCGCATCGGCCGCTCCTGCGCCGATGGCCAGTTCGAACTGCTGCTCGAAGCGCGCCAGCCGATCGCGCCGGATCCCTATCTCGTGCAGTCGTCGCCGCGCTTCGCGACGGCCATGCGTCCTCCGCTGCTCCGAATGGTGAAGTCATGA